A region of Macrobrachium nipponense isolate FS-2020 chromosome 7, ASM1510439v2, whole genome shotgun sequence DNA encodes the following proteins:
- the LOC135217445 gene encoding U-scoloptoxin(01)-Er1a-like isoform X2, translated as MWWKYASVMVVVAILGIALENMTNAAELYRPEAPPQVYDYRCQSSENDPDADCIFGVAGQDYPTLHSVPSTKFTCQPLLPGIYADPDAACQVYHMCLHDGKVHSFLCPNGTVFNQEYFICDLWFNVDCNRAVSFYSLNENIYKDPEPSDSHISYA; from the exons a TGTGGTGGAAATATGCATcagtgatggtggtggtggcaaTACTGGGGATTGCATTAGAAAATATGACCAATGCCGCTGAGCTGTACAGACCTGAAGCTCCTCCACAG GTATACGACTACCGTTGCCAGTCTTCGGAAAACGACCCAGACGCCGACTGCATCTTCGGAGTTGCTGGACAGGACTACCCAACTCTCCACTCTGTTCCCAGCACCAAGTTCACCTGTCAGCCGCTGTTGCCTGGAATTTACGCTGACCCTGATGCTGCTTGTCAG GTGTACCACATGTGCCTGCACGATGGTAAGGTCCACTCCTTCCTATGCCCCAACGGTACAGTGTTCAACCAGGAGTACTTTATCTGTGACCTCTGGTTCAACGTGGATTGCAACCGAGCTGTTTCATTCTATTCGCTGAACGAAAATATTTATAAGGATCCCGAACCCTCGGACTCTCACATTAGCTACGCCTAA
- the LOC135217445 gene encoding U-scoloptoxin(01)-Er1a-like isoform X1, which produces MWWKYASVMVVVAILGIALENMTNAAELYRPEAPPQQVYDYRCQSSENDPDADCIFGVAGQDYPTLHSVPSTKFTCQPLLPGIYADPDAACQVYHMCLHDGKVHSFLCPNGTVFNQEYFICDLWFNVDCNRAVSFYSLNENIYKDPEPSDSHISYA; this is translated from the exons a TGTGGTGGAAATATGCATcagtgatggtggtggtggcaaTACTGGGGATTGCATTAGAAAATATGACCAATGCCGCTGAGCTGTACAGACCTGAAGCTCCTCCACAG CAGGTATACGACTACCGTTGCCAGTCTTCGGAAAACGACCCAGACGCCGACTGCATCTTCGGAGTTGCTGGACAGGACTACCCAACTCTCCACTCTGTTCCCAGCACCAAGTTCACCTGTCAGCCGCTGTTGCCTGGAATTTACGCTGACCCTGATGCTGCTTGTCAG GTGTACCACATGTGCCTGCACGATGGTAAGGTCCACTCCTTCCTATGCCCCAACGGTACAGTGTTCAACCAGGAGTACTTTATCTGTGACCTCTGGTTCAACGTGGATTGCAACCGAGCTGTTTCATTCTATTCGCTGAACGAAAATATTTATAAGGATCCCGAACCCTCGGACTCTCACATTAGCTACGCCTAA